A window of the Paralichthys olivaceus isolate ysfri-2021 chromosome 5, ASM2471397v2, whole genome shotgun sequence genome harbors these coding sequences:
- the tyk2 gene encoding non-receptor tyrosine-protein kinase TYK2 isoform X1: MSRRWWSRRSKSGQFPGQAEPPQGKGVHVFLLWTKEGERYLSHTSGEVTAEELCISAAEAVGITPLCHVLFALYNPLSSCWYSPNHIFNPEEDSSLVLHYSMRFYFHNWHGLYEKEPVVCRYRLRSGSNQGNSLLLDFTSLEYLFSQAKYEFVNEVMQMEDIQSEEELSRFKNESLGMAVLHLSHQAMQTGCTLQEVAEKVCFLRCIPKSFSKQISKDNFLTKIRINRVFADFVQTFQQHTVDEGRLGTQDIMYKYISTLEHLVPRFGTETFPVSHLELREDGDGGSSYHAQGDSKDNFTAPITHEIMVSGTKGIHWRKVSVQKAQVNGYFRSDYLSMKKSKNQSSQSDATTPNTLSFFSDFPEITHISLSGANVCISTQDNRCMVVQMNSSQEARSFISLLDGYYRLTADAHHYLCHEVAPPRVVLSEANGLHGPMHDDFVLLKLKKEAAEEGAFLVRWSALDYRRLILAVLNKDKDGSRLSHKQFRIQHKESMFCLEGWDQEFSSVKELTESLKSFMLKSGPDSFTVKKCCLPRQAELSNLLVMRKGVDRVKPDPLSLNLTQLRFHQIKDRELVQEQHLGRGTRTNIYSGHLVVQGRGGDNDDDEFNNNANDRKGIRVVLKILDQSHKDIALAFFETASLMSQVSHSHLVFVHGVSVKGSENIMVEDFVEFGPLDVFLRKEKASVTPQWKFIVAKQLASALNYLESKRLVHGNVCAKNILVARKGLEPGTTPFIKLSDPGIALSVLSRDERLERIPWIAPECVESGALIGNVDQWSFGVTLLEICNNGDLPMSSSALSEKERFYQQKGRLAEPSSQELASFISMCLTYEPLERPTFLTVLRKLTEIMTKSGFLLTLTLPFVFLSFNMSSISNKHVGFFLDTDPDISPSETLTDIDPSIFHKRYLKEIRELGSGHFGKVILYLYDPANDGTGECVAVKSLKQENGHAPDGWMKEIEILKSLYHSNIVKYKGCCTELGGQVVQLIMEYLPQGSLRDYLIKRKLGVPQYLMFAQQICQGMEYLHTKRYIHRDLAARNVLVENDTLVKIGDFGLTKYIPEGEIYYRVREDGDSPVFWYAIECLKENKFSFSSDIWSFGVTLYEILTGCDPNQSPPTKYFEMMAAPKEPMTMMVLIKLLEKSLRLPCPKECPHVVKKLMEECWAAKPTLRPSFTSLIERLKTIRQTYDFSLFQNCS; this comes from the exons ATGTCTAGGAGGTGGTGGTCCAGGCGGTCCAAGTCAGGCCAGTTTCCAGGGCAGGCTGAGCCTCCTCAGGGTAAAGGCGTTCATGTATTCCTCCTCTGGAccaaagagggggagagatatTTGTCTCACACGAGTGGAGAGGTCACAGCGGAGGAGCTGTGCATCTCAGCCGCTGAGGCTGTAG GGATAACACCTCTGTGCCATGTGTTGTTTGCTCTGTACAATCCACTCTCAAGCTGCTGGTACAGTCCAAACCACATCTTCAATCCAGAGGAAGACTCCAGTCTAGTACTTCATTACAGTATGAG GTTTTACTTTCACAATTGGCATGGACTATATGAGAAAGAGCCAGTTGTGTGCCGCTATCGTCTCCGATCTGGGAGCAACCAGGGGAATTCACTTCTGCTTGACTTCACATCCCTGGAGTATTTATTCTCTCAG GCTAAATATGAATTTGTGAATGAAGTGATGCAGATGGAAGACATCCAGTCGGAAGAGGAGCTAAGTCGCTTCAAAAATGAGAGCTTGGGGATGGCTGTGCTTCACCTCTCGCACCAGGCGATGCAAACAGGCTGCACGTTACAAGAAGTCGCAGAGAAAGTCTG cttcctACGCTGCATCCCAAAGTCTTTCTCCAAACAAATTTCCAAAGACAACTTCCTGACTAAAATCAGGATCAATCGGGTGTTTGCAGACTTTGTGCAGACCTTCCAGCAACACACTGTGGACGAGGGGCGGCTGGGCACACAGGACATCATGTACAAGTACATCTCTACTCTTGAACACCTGGTGCCACGGTTTGGCACAGAGACCTTCCCCGTGTCCCACCTGGAGCTGAGGGAGGACGGGGACGGAGGCAGCTCTTACCATGCACAGGGCGATTCAAAAGACAACTTCACAGCTCCCATCACGCATGAAATAATGGTGTCCGGCACCAAGGGGATTCACTGGAGGAAGGTGTCCGTTCAGAAG GCACAGGTAAATGGTTACTTCCGGAGTGATTACTTGAGCATGAAGAAATCCAAAAACCAGTCCAGCCAGTCAGATGCAACCACTCCCAACACTCTGAGCTTCTTCTCCGATTTCCCTGAAATAACACACATCTCCCTCAGTGGCGCTAATGTGTGCATTAGCACTCAGGACAATCGGTGCATG GTGGTTCAGATGAACTCCAGCCAGGAGGCGCGTTCCTTCATCTCACTCCTGGATGGATACTACCGGCTGACTGCAGACGCCCACCACTATCTTTGTCATGAAGTGGCTCCCCCAAGGGTAGTGCTGAGTGAAGCAAATGGACTGCATGGACCTATGCA tgatgaTTTTGTGCTGCTGAAGCTGAAGAAAGAGGCAGCAGAAGAGGGAGCTTTCCTTGTACGTTGGAGTGCTCTGGACTATCGCCGCCTCATTCTGGCTGTGCTAAACAAAGATAAA GACGGATCGAGACTGAGCCACAAGCAGTTTCGGATCCAGCACAAGGAGTCGATGTTCTGTCTGGAGGGCTGGGACCAAGAGTTCTCCAGTGTGAAGGAGCTCACAGAGAGCCTCAAGTCCTTCATGCTCAAGTCTGGACCAGACAGCTTCACTGTGAAGAAATGCTGTTTGCCAAGACAAGCAG AACTGTCCAACCTTCTGGTGATGAGGAAAGGTGTCGACCGGGTAAAACCTGACCCCTTGTCCCTGAACTTGACCCAGCTTCGCTTCCACCAGATCAAGGACAGAGAGCTTGTACAG GAACAACATCTGGGCCGCGGTACCAGAACTAACATCTACTCAGGCCATCTTGTGGTGCAGGGAAGAGGTGGCGACAACGATGACGACGAGTTCAATAACAACGCCAATGACCGCAAAGGGATCAGAGTGGTTCTCAAGATTCTAGACCAAAGCCATAAAGATATTGCACTA GCATTTTTTGAAACCGCCAGTCTCATGAGCCAGGTATCCCACAGTCACCTGGTGTTCGTGCATGGCGTGTCTGTCAAAGGATCTGAAA ACATCATGGTGGAAGATTTTGTGGAGTTTGGGCCCTTGGATGTTTTCCTTCGCAAAGAAAAGGCATCAGTGACCCCGCAGTGGAAATTTATTGTTGCCAAACAACTTGCAAGTGCTCTCAACTATCTT GAAAGCAAACGGCTGGTTCATGGAAATGTTTGTGCCAAGAACATTCTGGTGGCACGGAAAGGTCTGGAGCCGGGTACTACACCTTTCATCAAGCTGAGCGATCCAGGAATTGCCCTGAGTGTCCTCTCACGGGATG AGCGTCTTGAGCGTATCCCATGGATTGCCCCTGAGTGTGTCGAAAGTGGTGCCCTCATCGGCAATGTGGACCAGTGGAGCTTTGGTGTCACTCTGCTCGAAATCTGCAACAACGGCGATCTTCCCATGAGTAGCAGTGCATTGTCCGAG AAAGAGCGCTTCTATCAGCAAAAGGGCCGCTTAGCTGAACCATCCTCCCAGGAACTTGCCAGCTTCATCAGCATGTGTCTGACCTACGAGCCTTTGGAGAGGCCTACGTTCCTCACTGTGCTTAGAAAGCTCACAGAAATCATGACCAAAAGTGGGTTTTTACTTACCCTCACactgccttttgtttttttgtctttcaataTGTCCAGTATAAGTAATAAacatgtgggtttttttctggaCACAGATCCTGATATATCTCCCAGTGAAACTCTCACTGACATAGACCCTAGCATTTTCCATAAACGCTACCTGAAGGAGATACGTGAATTAGGGAGT GGTCACTTTGGAAAGGTTATTCTGTACCTGTACGACCCAGCCAATGACGGGACTGGGGAGTGTGTGGCGGTGAAGTCCTTGAAACAAGAGAATGGGCATGCGCCTGATGGCTGGATGAAGGAGATAGAGATTCTGAAGTCTCTTTATCACAGCAACATTGTCAAGTACAAGGGCTGTTGTACTGAACTGG GAGGACAAGTGGTGCAGCTAATAATGGAGTACCTTCCTCAGGGGAGTCTGCGAGACTACCTTATCAAACGTAAACTGGGTGTGCCACAATACCTTATGTTTGCTCAGCAGATCTGTCAG GGAATGGAGTACCTACACACAAAGCGATACATCCATCGAGACCTAGCTGCCCGTAATGTTTTAGTGGAAAATGACACTTTGGTGAAGATTGGAGATTTTGGTCTGACAAAATACATCCCTGAAGGCGAAATATACTACCGTGTCCGGGAGGATGGGGACAGTCCAGTGTTCTG GTATGCCATTGAGTGCCTGAAGGAGAACAAATTTTCCTTTTCATCCGACATTTGGTCCTTTGGTGTTACACTGTATGAGATCCTTACCGGCTGTGACCCAAATCAAAGCCCTCCAACA AAGTATTTCGAAATGATGGCGGCACCCAAAGAACCGATGACTATGATGGTGCTCATAAAACTGTTGGAGAAATCCCTGCGATTGCCTTGTCCCAAAGAGTGTCCACATGTG GTGAAAAAATTGATGGAAGAGTGTTGGGCTGCGAAGCCCACACTACGGCCGTCATTCACATCCCTCATTGAAAGGTTGAAGACTATTCGCCAAACATAtgacttttctctgtttcagaATTGCTCATGA
- the tyk2 gene encoding non-receptor tyrosine-protein kinase TYK2 isoform X2 has product MSRRWWSRRSKSGQFPGQAEPPQGKGVHVFLLWTKEGERYLSHTSGEVTAEELCISAAEAVGITPLCHVLFALYNPLSSCWYSPNHIFNPEEDSSLVLHYSMRFYFHNWHGLYEKEPVVCRYRLRSGSNQGNSLLLDFTSLEYLFSQAKYEFVNEVMQMEDIQSEEELSRFKNESLGMAVLHLSHQAMQTGCTLQEVAEKVCFLRCIPKSFSKQISKDNFLTKIRINRVFADFVQTFQQHTVDEGRLGTQDIMYKYISTLEHLVPRFGTETFPVSHLELREDGDGGSSYHAQGDSKDNFTAPITHEIMVSGTKGIHWRKVSVQKAQVNGYFRSDYLSMKKSKNQSSQSDATTPNTLSFFSDFPEITHISLSGANVCISTQDNRCMVVQMNSSQEARSFISLLDGYYRLTADAHHYLCHEVAPPRVVLSEANGLHGPMHDDFVLLKLKKEAAEEGAFLVRWSALDYRRLILAVLNKDKDGSRLSHKQFRIQHKESMFCLEGWDQEFSSVKELTESLKSFMLKSGPDSFTVKKCCLPRQAELSNLLVMRKGVDRVKPDPLSLNLTQLRFHQIKDRELVQEQHLGRGTRTNIYSGHLVVQGRGGDNDDDEFNNNANDRKGIRVVLKILDQSHKDIALAFFETASLMSQVSHSHLVFVHGVSVKGSENIMVEDFVEFGPLDVFLRKEKASVTPQWKFIVAKQLASALNYLESKRLVHGNVCAKNILVARKGLEPGTTPFIKLSDPGIALSVLSRDERLERIPWIAPECVESGALIGNVDQWSFGVTLLEICNNGDLPMSSSALSEKERFYQQKGRLAEPSSQELASFISMCLTYEPLERPTFLTVLRKLTEIMTKNPDISPSETLTDIDPSIFHKRYLKEIRELGSGHFGKVILYLYDPANDGTGECVAVKSLKQENGHAPDGWMKEIEILKSLYHSNIVKYKGCCTELGGQVVQLIMEYLPQGSLRDYLIKRKLGVPQYLMFAQQICQGMEYLHTKRYIHRDLAARNVLVENDTLVKIGDFGLTKYIPEGEIYYRVREDGDSPVFWYAIECLKENKFSFSSDIWSFGVTLYEILTGCDPNQSPPTKYFEMMAAPKEPMTMMVLIKLLEKSLRLPCPKECPHVVKKLMEECWAAKPTLRPSFTSLIERLKTIRQTYDFSLFQNCS; this is encoded by the exons ATGTCTAGGAGGTGGTGGTCCAGGCGGTCCAAGTCAGGCCAGTTTCCAGGGCAGGCTGAGCCTCCTCAGGGTAAAGGCGTTCATGTATTCCTCCTCTGGAccaaagagggggagagatatTTGTCTCACACGAGTGGAGAGGTCACAGCGGAGGAGCTGTGCATCTCAGCCGCTGAGGCTGTAG GGATAACACCTCTGTGCCATGTGTTGTTTGCTCTGTACAATCCACTCTCAAGCTGCTGGTACAGTCCAAACCACATCTTCAATCCAGAGGAAGACTCCAGTCTAGTACTTCATTACAGTATGAG GTTTTACTTTCACAATTGGCATGGACTATATGAGAAAGAGCCAGTTGTGTGCCGCTATCGTCTCCGATCTGGGAGCAACCAGGGGAATTCACTTCTGCTTGACTTCACATCCCTGGAGTATTTATTCTCTCAG GCTAAATATGAATTTGTGAATGAAGTGATGCAGATGGAAGACATCCAGTCGGAAGAGGAGCTAAGTCGCTTCAAAAATGAGAGCTTGGGGATGGCTGTGCTTCACCTCTCGCACCAGGCGATGCAAACAGGCTGCACGTTACAAGAAGTCGCAGAGAAAGTCTG cttcctACGCTGCATCCCAAAGTCTTTCTCCAAACAAATTTCCAAAGACAACTTCCTGACTAAAATCAGGATCAATCGGGTGTTTGCAGACTTTGTGCAGACCTTCCAGCAACACACTGTGGACGAGGGGCGGCTGGGCACACAGGACATCATGTACAAGTACATCTCTACTCTTGAACACCTGGTGCCACGGTTTGGCACAGAGACCTTCCCCGTGTCCCACCTGGAGCTGAGGGAGGACGGGGACGGAGGCAGCTCTTACCATGCACAGGGCGATTCAAAAGACAACTTCACAGCTCCCATCACGCATGAAATAATGGTGTCCGGCACCAAGGGGATTCACTGGAGGAAGGTGTCCGTTCAGAAG GCACAGGTAAATGGTTACTTCCGGAGTGATTACTTGAGCATGAAGAAATCCAAAAACCAGTCCAGCCAGTCAGATGCAACCACTCCCAACACTCTGAGCTTCTTCTCCGATTTCCCTGAAATAACACACATCTCCCTCAGTGGCGCTAATGTGTGCATTAGCACTCAGGACAATCGGTGCATG GTGGTTCAGATGAACTCCAGCCAGGAGGCGCGTTCCTTCATCTCACTCCTGGATGGATACTACCGGCTGACTGCAGACGCCCACCACTATCTTTGTCATGAAGTGGCTCCCCCAAGGGTAGTGCTGAGTGAAGCAAATGGACTGCATGGACCTATGCA tgatgaTTTTGTGCTGCTGAAGCTGAAGAAAGAGGCAGCAGAAGAGGGAGCTTTCCTTGTACGTTGGAGTGCTCTGGACTATCGCCGCCTCATTCTGGCTGTGCTAAACAAAGATAAA GACGGATCGAGACTGAGCCACAAGCAGTTTCGGATCCAGCACAAGGAGTCGATGTTCTGTCTGGAGGGCTGGGACCAAGAGTTCTCCAGTGTGAAGGAGCTCACAGAGAGCCTCAAGTCCTTCATGCTCAAGTCTGGACCAGACAGCTTCACTGTGAAGAAATGCTGTTTGCCAAGACAAGCAG AACTGTCCAACCTTCTGGTGATGAGGAAAGGTGTCGACCGGGTAAAACCTGACCCCTTGTCCCTGAACTTGACCCAGCTTCGCTTCCACCAGATCAAGGACAGAGAGCTTGTACAG GAACAACATCTGGGCCGCGGTACCAGAACTAACATCTACTCAGGCCATCTTGTGGTGCAGGGAAGAGGTGGCGACAACGATGACGACGAGTTCAATAACAACGCCAATGACCGCAAAGGGATCAGAGTGGTTCTCAAGATTCTAGACCAAAGCCATAAAGATATTGCACTA GCATTTTTTGAAACCGCCAGTCTCATGAGCCAGGTATCCCACAGTCACCTGGTGTTCGTGCATGGCGTGTCTGTCAAAGGATCTGAAA ACATCATGGTGGAAGATTTTGTGGAGTTTGGGCCCTTGGATGTTTTCCTTCGCAAAGAAAAGGCATCAGTGACCCCGCAGTGGAAATTTATTGTTGCCAAACAACTTGCAAGTGCTCTCAACTATCTT GAAAGCAAACGGCTGGTTCATGGAAATGTTTGTGCCAAGAACATTCTGGTGGCACGGAAAGGTCTGGAGCCGGGTACTACACCTTTCATCAAGCTGAGCGATCCAGGAATTGCCCTGAGTGTCCTCTCACGGGATG AGCGTCTTGAGCGTATCCCATGGATTGCCCCTGAGTGTGTCGAAAGTGGTGCCCTCATCGGCAATGTGGACCAGTGGAGCTTTGGTGTCACTCTGCTCGAAATCTGCAACAACGGCGATCTTCCCATGAGTAGCAGTGCATTGTCCGAG AAAGAGCGCTTCTATCAGCAAAAGGGCCGCTTAGCTGAACCATCCTCCCAGGAACTTGCCAGCTTCATCAGCATGTGTCTGACCTACGAGCCTTTGGAGAGGCCTACGTTCCTCACTGTGCTTAGAAAGCTCACAGAAATCATGACCAAAA ATCCTGATATATCTCCCAGTGAAACTCTCACTGACATAGACCCTAGCATTTTCCATAAACGCTACCTGAAGGAGATACGTGAATTAGGGAGT GGTCACTTTGGAAAGGTTATTCTGTACCTGTACGACCCAGCCAATGACGGGACTGGGGAGTGTGTGGCGGTGAAGTCCTTGAAACAAGAGAATGGGCATGCGCCTGATGGCTGGATGAAGGAGATAGAGATTCTGAAGTCTCTTTATCACAGCAACATTGTCAAGTACAAGGGCTGTTGTACTGAACTGG GAGGACAAGTGGTGCAGCTAATAATGGAGTACCTTCCTCAGGGGAGTCTGCGAGACTACCTTATCAAACGTAAACTGGGTGTGCCACAATACCTTATGTTTGCTCAGCAGATCTGTCAG GGAATGGAGTACCTACACACAAAGCGATACATCCATCGAGACCTAGCTGCCCGTAATGTTTTAGTGGAAAATGACACTTTGGTGAAGATTGGAGATTTTGGTCTGACAAAATACATCCCTGAAGGCGAAATATACTACCGTGTCCGGGAGGATGGGGACAGTCCAGTGTTCTG GTATGCCATTGAGTGCCTGAAGGAGAACAAATTTTCCTTTTCATCCGACATTTGGTCCTTTGGTGTTACACTGTATGAGATCCTTACCGGCTGTGACCCAAATCAAAGCCCTCCAACA AAGTATTTCGAAATGATGGCGGCACCCAAAGAACCGATGACTATGATGGTGCTCATAAAACTGTTGGAGAAATCCCTGCGATTGCCTTGTCCCAAAGAGTGTCCACATGTG GTGAAAAAATTGATGGAAGAGTGTTGGGCTGCGAAGCCCACACTACGGCCGTCATTCACATCCCTCATTGAAAGGTTGAAGACTATTCGCCAAACATAtgacttttctctgtttcagaATTGCTCATGA
- the LOC109634315 gene encoding hsp90 co-chaperone Cdc37 translates to MSKIDYSVWDHIEVSDDEDDTHPNIDTPSLFRWRHQARVERMEEFNSKLEDINKGLAESRRKLSEAQKKVQELNISATDDAKAELSKAAAEEKRLKKETREWEKKRDEHTREEKKMPWNVDTLSKEGFSKSVVNVKPDSTEETEEEKEQKHKTFVEKNEKQIKHFGMMRRWDDSQKYLSDNPHLVCEETANYLVIMCIDLEVEEKHALMEQVAHQTIVMQFILELAKSLKVDPRGCFRQFFAKIKTADQQYQEAFTDELESFKERVRSRAKIRIEKAMREYEEEERQKRLGPGGIDPVEVYESLPPEMQKCFDEKDIQMLQDVISKMDPTEAKALMKRCIDSGLWVPNSKTDDGDEKEEDATYEEVKQEQEEAKKE, encoded by the exons ATGTCCAAGATAGACTACAGTGTGTGGGACCACATCGAGGTGTCAGACGATGAAGATGATACCCACCCCAACATCGACACCCCCAGTCTCTTCAGATGGAGACACCAG GCTCGGGTGGAGCGAATGGAAGAATTCAACAGCAAACTTGAAGACATAAACAAGGGACTCGCAGAGAGTCGACGCAAGCTTTCAGAGGCACAGAAGAAAGTACAGGAGCTGAACATTTCGGCAACAGATGATGCCAAAGCAGAGCTGAGCAAAGCAGCGGCGGAGGAGAAGAGGCTGAAAAAGGAGACGCGGGAgtgggagaagaagagggatgAGCACACcagggaagagaagaagatgCCGTGGAACGTGGACACGCTCAGCAAGGAAGGTTTCAGCAAG AGTGTTGTTAATGTCAAACCTGACTCTACTGAAGAGactgaagaggagaaagagcaaaagcataAAACCTTTgtagagaaaaatgaaaagcagatcAAACATTTTG GCATGATGCGACGCTGGGATGACAGCCAGAAGTACCTGTCTGACAACCCTCATCTTGTCTGTGAGGAGACTGCTAACTACCTGGTCATCATGTGCATTGACCTTGAAGTCGAGGAG AAACATGCATTGATGGAGCAAGTGGCTCATCAGACCATCGTCATGCAGTTCATTCTAGAGTTGGCCAAAAGCCTCAAGGTGGATCCCCGCGGGTGCTTCCGTCAGTTTTTCGCCAAGATTAAG ACAGCAGATCAGCAGTACCAGGAAGCTTTTACTGATGAGCTTGAGTCATTTAAGGAGCGAGTTCGCAGCAGGGCAAAGATCCGCATAGAAAAGGCTATGAGGGAGTATGAGGAAGAGGAACGACAAAAGCGCCTGGGGCCAGGAGGGATAGATCCTGTCGAAGTGTACGAGTCCCTGCCACCA GAGATGCAGAAATGCTTTGATGAGAAGGACATCCAGATGTTACAAGATGTTATTAGCAAAATGGACCCAACG GAGGCGAAGGCTCTCATGAAGAGGTGTATAGACTCGGGGCTCTGGGTCCCCAACTCCAAGACAGACGATggggatgaaaaagaggaagatgcCACCTATGAGGAGGTGAAACAGGAGCAGGAAGAAGCCAAGAAGGAATGA
- the cmc4 gene encoding cx9C motif-containing protein 4, translating into MPQKDPCQKQACEIQKCLQANRYVESMCEDVIQEMRRCCENLAGNSICCSGFKTSQPPEEKRSHTSLPSSNVRA; encoded by the exons ATGCCGCAGAAAGATCCGTGTCAAAAACAAGCATGTGAGATTCAAAAGTGTTTACAAg CCAACAGATACGTGGAGAGCATGTGTGAGGACGTGATCCAGGAGATGCGGCGCTGCTGCGAGAATCTGGCTGGAAACTCCATCTGCTGCTCCGGGTTCAAGACGTCTCAACCCCCGGAGGAGAAGAGGAGTCACACATCGCTGCCTTCTAGCAATGTCAGGGCGTGA